The Caproicibacterium lactatifermentans genome contains a region encoding:
- a CDS encoding cation-translocating P-type ATPase has translation MTEQKNTANPTGLTTAEAEERQKQFGRNELIPKKKKNLFREILKALSEPMFLLLIVTAVIYFLLGEPRDGAVMLIFVLGMISIDVVQGWKTDKTLNALKDLAAPRITVLRDGAERRIDSANLVPGDIMLIAEGDKIPADGEILQANDLCVDESSMTGEAEGVWKVALGTADTDGGHWRRDFCYAGTLVTQGSALVRVKRIGKATEFGKIGVNVAGAPEAPSPLQRQTRGLVKLCAAIAAVLFVLVGCFTWLNIPDHQFTDRLIESILSGVTLAMAMIPEEFPVILTVFLSMGAWRLAKRHSLMRRLASVETLGAVSVLCVDKTGTITTNRMTVCETWANEGKERDLCAVMGMACEPDAYDPMEKAMISYCEGRGLSRDFLFGGRLIREYSFTHEAKMMGHVWRRGNEILIAAKGSPEKILASCNLNSDERDKAQEKAAGMAARGLRVIAVGRMEVGTAGEVPASLAQCRLQFCGLVGLADPPRESVKADILRCRKAGVRVVMITGDNGITAGAIAKQIGMPCGESVTGDEIDRMTDEKLQKRVRSVSIFSRVVPEHKMRIVKAFKANGEIVAMTGDGVNDAPALKYADIGIAMGKRGSEVSREAADLILLDDNFSTIVDTIRDGRRIYDNIKKAVGYVFTIHIPIAFSCLLAPLLKVNPANLMLLPVHVVLLELIIDPTCSIIFERQPAEQNVMERDPRDPKEKLMRAKGLFRSILQGLTVFASSFGTYYTVLMADPAVNAPVARAMGLSIIFLSNILLVLVNSSQTNFAFQSFHRLIKDKVMWAAFAGTIFMLVLLLYTPLSAFVKLAPLTGPEAIAVIVMSAASVLWVEIVKLVKHLRKK, from the coding sequence ATGACAGAACAAAAGAACACCGCAAATCCAACCGGCCTGACGACGGCAGAAGCCGAGGAGCGTCAAAAACAGTTCGGCAGAAACGAATTGATTCCTAAAAAGAAGAAGAATCTTTTTCGGGAGATTTTAAAAGCCTTGTCGGAACCCATGTTTCTGCTGCTTATCGTGACGGCGGTCATCTATTTTCTGCTGGGTGAGCCGCGCGACGGAGCGGTTATGCTGATTTTTGTGTTGGGCATGATCAGCATCGATGTGGTTCAGGGCTGGAAAACCGACAAGACCCTGAACGCCTTAAAAGATCTCGCGGCGCCGCGCATTACGGTGCTGCGGGACGGAGCGGAGCGGCGAATCGACAGCGCCAATCTTGTCCCGGGAGATATCATGCTGATTGCCGAAGGCGACAAGATCCCGGCGGACGGGGAGATCCTTCAGGCGAATGATCTGTGCGTCGACGAGTCGTCCATGACGGGCGAAGCGGAAGGCGTTTGGAAGGTCGCGCTCGGGACCGCCGATACAGACGGCGGGCACTGGCGGCGCGATTTCTGCTACGCGGGGACGCTTGTGACGCAGGGGAGCGCGCTGGTCCGCGTGAAGCGAATCGGAAAAGCCACCGAGTTCGGAAAAATCGGCGTGAATGTCGCCGGCGCGCCGGAAGCCCCGTCGCCGCTTCAGAGGCAGACCCGCGGGCTCGTGAAGCTCTGCGCGGCCATCGCGGCGGTCCTGTTCGTATTGGTAGGCTGTTTCACCTGGCTGAATATCCCGGACCACCAATTTACCGACAGACTGATTGAAAGCATCCTTTCCGGCGTCACGCTCGCCATGGCCATGATCCCGGAAGAGTTCCCGGTTATTTTAACAGTCTTCCTTTCCATGGGCGCATGGCGGCTTGCAAAAAGGCATTCGCTTATGCGCAGGCTGGCTTCTGTGGAAACGCTCGGCGCCGTGTCGGTTCTTTGCGTGGATAAGACCGGCACCATTACGACGAACCGGATGACCGTATGCGAAACGTGGGCGAACGAAGGCAAAGAGCGGGACCTCTGCGCGGTTATGGGGATGGCCTGTGAACCGGACGCATATGACCCTATGGAAAAGGCCATGATTTCGTATTGTGAAGGCAGGGGCCTGTCCAGGGATTTCCTGTTCGGCGGCAGGCTGATTCGGGAATATTCCTTCACTCATGAGGCAAAAATGATGGGCCATGTCTGGCGGCGCGGCAATGAAATCCTGATCGCCGCGAAAGGCTCGCCGGAAAAGATCCTCGCTTCATGTAATCTCAATTCGGACGAACGGGACAAAGCGCAGGAAAAAGCCGCCGGTATGGCGGCACGCGGGCTCCGCGTGATCGCGGTTGGCAGAATGGAAGTTGGAACAGCGGGCGAAGTTCCCGCTTCTTTGGCTCAGTGCCGCCTTCAGTTCTGCGGATTGGTTGGCCTTGCGGATCCTCCGAGGGAATCCGTAAAAGCGGATATCCTCCGCTGCAGGAAGGCAGGCGTCCGCGTTGTGATGATTACCGGCGACAACGGCATCACGGCAGGCGCGATTGCGAAGCAGATTGGCATGCCATGCGGGGAATCCGTCACTGGCGACGAGATCGACCGGATGACGGATGAGAAACTTCAGAAACGTGTCCGTTCCGTCAGCATTTTTTCCCGCGTCGTCCCGGAGCATAAGATGCGCATCGTGAAGGCTTTCAAGGCAAACGGCGAGATCGTGGCAATGACGGGCGACGGGGTCAACGACGCCCCCGCGCTCAAATATGCCGATATCGGCATCGCGATGGGAAAGCGCGGTTCGGAGGTGTCCCGCGAAGCCGCCGATCTCATCCTGCTTGACGATAATTTTTCGACGATTGTGGATACCATCAGGGACGGCAGGCGGATTTACGACAACATCAAAAAAGCGGTCGGATATGTGTTCACGATTCACATTCCAATCGCGTTTTCCTGTCTGCTGGCCCCTCTTCTGAAAGTAAATCCGGCGAACCTTATGTTACTGCCCGTCCATGTCGTCCTTTTGGAACTGATTATCGACCCGACCTGCTCCATCATTTTTGAACGACAGCCCGCGGAACAGAATGTGATGGAACGCGATCCCCGTGATCCGAAAGAAAAACTGATGAGAGCGAAAGGTCTCTTCAGAAGCATTCTGCAGGGGCTGACGGTTTTTGCCTCTTCTTTTGGAACCTATTATACGGTTCTTATGGCGGATCCGGCCGTAAACGCTCCGGTTGCCCGTGCGATGGGCCTTTCCATTATTTTTCTAAGCAATATACTTTTGGTTCTGGTCAACAGTTCCCAAACGAATTTTGCATTCCAGTCATTCCACCGTCTGATCAAAGACAAGGTGATGTGGGCGGCCTTTGCGGGAACCATTTTCATGCTTGTCCTGCTCTTATACACTCCGCTTTCAGCCTTTGTGAAGCTGGCTCCGCTGACCGGACCGGAAGCGATCGCCGTAATCGTAATGTCGGCGGCGTCGGTACTTTGGGTCGAAATCGTAAAACTTGTAAAACATCTGAGAAAGAAGTAA
- a CDS encoding DedA family protein codes for MQEWVINIMNQYGYVGIALLIAIENLFPPIPSELILTFGGFMTTYTSMNIWIVALSATIGSVAGAIVLYGVGQLLPAEKMDRFIGKWGHVLGLKKGDVERADNWFNRRGASTVFFCRFIPLVRSLISIPAGMARMRRGRFLLYTTLGSAIWNVVLVTLGAFAGAGWERVSQSMNLYTYIALTVLAVAVVGFIIWLSKKRKNKQ; via the coding sequence ATGCAGGAATGGGTCATCAATATCATGAATCAGTATGGATACGTGGGGATAGCACTGCTGATTGCAATCGAGAACCTGTTTCCTCCCATTCCTTCCGAGCTGATCCTGACTTTCGGCGGCTTCATGACCACTTACACCAGCATGAACATCTGGATCGTAGCCTTGTCCGCCACCATCGGGTCGGTGGCCGGGGCAATCGTCCTTTACGGTGTCGGACAGCTGCTTCCGGCCGAGAAAATGGACAGGTTCATCGGGAAATGGGGACATGTCCTCGGGCTGAAAAAAGGGGATGTGGAACGGGCGGATAACTGGTTTAATCGGCGCGGTGCCTCCACCGTCTTTTTTTGCCGGTTTATTCCATTAGTCCGAAGCCTCATCTCCATCCCCGCGGGGATGGCGCGGATGCGCAGAGGCAGGTTCCTTTTGTACACCACCCTCGGCTCCGCAATTTGGAATGTGGTTCTGGTGACTCTGGGCGCTTTTGCCGGAGCCGGGTGGGAACGCGTCAGCCAATCGATGAATCTCTATACCTACATTGCACTCACCGTGCTGGCCGTTGCCGTAGTCGGTTTTATCATTTGGCTTTCTAAAAAGAGGAAAAACAAACAATAG
- a CDS encoding helix-turn-helix domain-containing protein: MDNDILNLSQASEFLGISEKTLIKLLREEHIPARKIGREWRFSREALVRWLAAGDSTNYINQNERYMVSEDTPGRSPDLLDGIGSRLDFLRKNGNRIQALLPELGRDVTIPREATLRVSYKQQREIEKLEFKIFWSLREECKLEANQKFKAIPQKKD; encoded by the coding sequence ATGGACAACGACATCTTAAATCTGAGTCAGGCATCGGAATTTTTGGGGATCAGCGAGAAGACGCTGATCAAGCTGCTCCGGGAGGAGCACATCCCCGCCCGGAAAATCGGCCGCGAATGGCGCTTCAGCCGGGAAGCGCTGGTCCGCTGGCTCGCCGCCGGGGATTCGACGAACTATATCAACCAAAACGAGCGGTACATGGTTTCCGAGGACACGCCCGGCAGGTCCCCCGACCTGCTCGACGGCATCGGAAGCAGGCTGGACTTTCTGCGAAAAAACGGAAACCGGATCCAGGCGCTGCTGCCGGAGCTCGGCAGGGACGTCACGATCCCGCGGGAAGCCACTCTGCGCGTCAGCTACAAGCAGCAGCGGGAGATCGAAAAGCTGGAGTTCAAAATTTTCTGGAGCCTGCGCGAGGAATGCAAACTGGAAGCAAATCAGAAATTCAAAGCGATTCCTCAAAAGAAAGATTGA
- a CDS encoding MFS transporter, with product MLKKRTAAVSNIFLIGLVSFFMDMSTEMIYPIIPLYLTAVLGATPAIVGVIEGVAESVASLLKVASGYIGDRYQNKKRLAFLGYSASVLYKFVLLIAGSWGGVLAARVIDRTGKGIRTAPRDALVAQSSEKGKLGGSYGLHKMLDMAGSSLGALFAFLFIAFGMKYRAAFLWSVIPGVVAVTIIPLIREEKGAAPNRRRLALRGLKLDARLKWYFAVLFLFCLGNSSNVFLLLKAQSRGFSTSEVMLLYLIFSVSASILAIPAGRLSDRFGRSRILIPGYLIYGLVYLGFALLTSKVSLLILFVAYGAYTAFISGAERALIAEASPADYQGTVLGIYGMLQGFGLLLSSMIGGVLGIVSALLIAVILRSGKGRKAADRPD from the coding sequence TTGTTGAAAAAAAGGACAGCCGCGGTTTCCAACATTTTTCTGATCGGGCTGGTCAGCTTTTTTATGGATATGAGTACGGAAATGATCTACCCGATCATTCCTCTTTACCTGACGGCGGTTCTCGGGGCGACGCCGGCCATTGTCGGCGTGATCGAAGGCGTTGCGGAAAGCGTCGCTTCCCTTCTGAAAGTGGCGAGCGGCTACATCGGAGATCGGTATCAAAATAAAAAACGGTTGGCTTTCCTCGGGTATTCCGCTTCCGTGCTCTATAAGTTCGTCCTTCTGATAGCCGGCTCGTGGGGCGGCGTGCTGGCGGCGCGGGTGATCGACCGCACCGGCAAGGGGATCCGGACCGCACCGCGCGACGCCCTGGTGGCGCAGTCGAGCGAAAAAGGAAAACTGGGCGGTTCCTACGGTCTACATAAGATGCTCGATATGGCGGGGTCCTCCCTCGGGGCCCTTTTCGCTTTCCTGTTTATCGCCTTCGGAATGAAATATCGCGCGGCGTTTCTCTGGTCCGTCATTCCGGGCGTTGTCGCCGTGACGATCATCCCGCTGATCCGGGAAGAAAAGGGAGCCGCCCCAAACCGGCGGAGGCTGGCCTTGCGGGGCCTGAAGCTGGACGCGAGGCTGAAATGGTATTTTGCCGTCCTCTTCCTTTTCTGCCTCGGCAACTCGTCCAACGTCTTTTTGCTGCTCAAGGCGCAGTCGCGCGGGTTTTCCACCTCCGAGGTGATGCTGCTCTATCTGATTTTCAGCGTTTCCGCGTCAATCCTGGCGATCCCGGCCGGCCGGCTGTCGGACCGGTTCGGCAGAAGCAGAATCCTGATTCCCGGCTATCTGATCTACGGCCTGGTCTATCTGGGGTTCGCCCTGCTGACGTCGAAGGTTTCCCTGCTGATTCTGTTTGTCGCCTACGGCGCTTACACCGCCTTTATCAGCGGAGCGGAACGGGCGTTGATCGCGGAAGCGTCGCCGGCGGACTATCAGGGGACCGTGCTCGGCATCTACGGCATGCTGCAAGGCTTCGGCCTCCTGCTCTCCTCCATGATTGGCGGCGTTCTGGGCATCGTCTCCGCGCTGCTGATCGCCGTCATCCTCCGCTCCGGGAAAGGGCGGAAAGCGGCGGACCGTCCGGATTGA
- a CDS encoding ABC transporter ATP-binding protein, with amino-acid sequence MKALEQLTFRDVSYRQGGKEILKGVSAQFSAGDFVSIVGPSGSGKSTFLRLCCHLISPTEGKIFFHGKDMLQEDPIGLRKKISYCFQEPILWGNTVEDNVAFPYRVRDRKIDREKIVSLFARFHLDESYLSHEVKGLSGGEKQRISLIRTLLFEPEILLLDEVTSALDAENTELIEKEILRLNRKGVTVLWVTHNAAQSRKYADRLLTLENGRIQSLEEIK; translated from the coding sequence GTGAAAGCATTGGAACAGCTCACATTCCGGGATGTTTCCTACCGGCAGGGCGGAAAAGAGATTCTCAAAGGCGTTTCGGCACAGTTTTCAGCCGGCGACTTTGTCTCCATCGTCGGCCCTTCCGGAAGCGGGAAGAGTACCTTTTTACGGCTGTGCTGCCATCTGATCAGCCCGACGGAAGGAAAAATCTTCTTCCATGGAAAGGATATGCTTCAGGAAGACCCGATCGGACTGCGGAAAAAAATCAGCTATTGCTTTCAGGAACCGATCCTCTGGGGGAATACGGTGGAAGACAACGTCGCGTTCCCCTACCGCGTCAGGGACCGGAAGATCGACCGGGAAAAGATCGTTTCGCTGTTCGCCCGCTTCCATCTGGACGAAAGCTACCTCTCGCATGAGGTCAAAGGGCTGTCGGGAGGGGAAAAACAGCGGATCTCCCTGATCCGCACCCTGCTTTTCGAGCCGGAAATATTACTGCTGGACGAAGTGACCTCCGCGCTCGACGCCGAGAACACGGAGCTGATCGAAAAAGAAATCCTGCGGCTGAACCGGAAGGGCGTCACGGTCCTGTGGGTCACCCACAACGCCGCCCAGAGCCGGAAATACGCCGACCGGCTGCTGACTCTGGAAAACGGCCGAATTCAATCCCTGGAGGAAATCAAATGA